Genomic segment of Apostichopus japonicus isolate 1M-3 chromosome 8, ASM3797524v1, whole genome shotgun sequence:
TTAATAGTTCTTGccataggtcaaaggtcatcagtatagcCTCGTATATATGTTAAGAAGTATAGGGGAAAAAGGGTCCTGCACAAGCATTTTAACTTTATCCATTTACCTAGCGCATGGCGTCATTCAGCCATGTCCCGGAACCCTCAATTTTACGATATGTGGATAATTTTAGAGATTCAAACCACCAACATAAAAGAACTTATATAACTCTATAACTATATAACTCTTAGCAAAAGTTAGCAACTTCAAATTTGATGAACTTTCATGTTCATTCAAAGATGAAATCCAGTAAACAATCGTTATATGTTTGCTTTGTCGATGAATTACATTGCCTTATTCTCAACTCATATCGAACAGTATAATCAAACGATGCTTTATTATATACCTGAGTGTCTGGGCATTTTTTTGTTCAAGTTCAAGTTTCAGTAAAATCGTAATTCAGTAAAAAATCGTAAAGCAGTAATTCTTCTTAACTTTGCATATTACCATGAGCTTTGAAACCTCATAAAATTTAATATAAGGGAGCACATATATATGAATCCTGATCAAGGAATTTagattgttttctttatttacttcATCCATCTGTCTCCAATCTATTTTCCAGCTACCTAAACTATATGATTGGAAACGTTTTAACATTGGGCCCCCTTTTTccgttaagggggggggggtgggcaggtACTATATGTAGCTCACCATCCATGTATGCATATGGTGTAATATTCAAATTATGTTGTACTTTAAGTTGCAAGTTTTAATAACCATGGGTAGGATTGTCGTCGGACTGTGTCAAGCTCATTGTCACCGGAGTTCGAAACAACGCCTAGCTCAAAGAGTCCGAGAATGCGAGATAAGAAGGCTGGGTAACGTATAACCTATAAATTACAACTAAAGAGCTGAGTATTGATTCCGGACTTGAGTACTACAATCTCTTCCCCGGAGTTATCTGAAAGATATTTGTGATTTGCTCTTTAAAAAGGATATTCCAGAGGAAAATAGAAGAGGAACAATGACTTAACAATCAGGTGAAATTTGCGAGCAATTCCTGCCTAGCGTTATCAAGATATTGATGTTACAGATTGTATCATAAGTAAACTTGAGGCGAACATgtggtgtgatgtcatagttgcagaTTGGCagcaaaatgtttgattttttcttCATGGTGTCACTTTATTTGTTTTGACCTTAGATTGGATAGGGATTCCAACTTAACCTACACATATAAACAGGATGTAAAGTTAACAATATACCAAGACTGTATAGTGTGGTTATATTGAGATCCATCCCAATTTTATAATagcaataataatttaataggaaattattattactataaacaaaataatcTCCAGTGTGCTTCTATGAcctcacacctgtttgcttcaagttcactttgggAACAAAACTTGTTAACCTGAAAACAGTACGAATATTTTCATCTTTGAAAACTAAATATTCCTAGGACTATCATTTGAATAGAAACCTCTCGAAAGCTTCATATCGTCATACCGATATGTGTCAATGTgtgaaatttaaattatttatgcTCAATTTTTAATCTTCGGTGATCTATAAGagtgcaagaaaaaaaaagcttttatATTTTGGTATGTATAACAGCAAAAATAGTATTCGATATCCGGTTAACTGTAACTGACGATTCATTTTACTCCTGAAAAGGCCAAAACAATATACACGATAACTTTAAttaatttctgttttctttttatttattgttaatgGCAGTAACAGAAAACCTTTAAAGCgatattataaaataaattcattaaaaaaatatataaaataataaaacaaataaatacaaaataaattatacaaAGATAAATCACAACTGTTCGATAATTTGTAACCAGGCTCTTTTTAAAATGTTCATAAATCAACGAACATAAATCAACGGAATATTCTGTTGGAAGGAAAGTCACGTGGAGTAACTGTCATTTCTTCTTATTCTCAAAAGTATAATTGACAACAGTCTAACAAAGTTAggcaaatattttgttattacgTAATCCAATAACCAGCAAAAATGATGATGGCTTAAACCAATTTCATTCTGACAACGTTAATAAAAATCACCTATATCATcgtgaaatttgacatttttttttttttggggggggggtcctacCCAGGTTTGGTTGTTTGCGTAGATACCCTGAGTGGGGTGAAATATTTGCCCTCTTTTATGTATACAGAcgtgcaaattaaaaaaaaaaacatatataatgaaCCTTTTTCCCGGGATGTTGTTTTAAATTATCCAATATTCTGTTCTTAACAGGCcacactttttatttttaagaatgCCTTTTAATCAGTTGTTCCCATCGTGCAGTACATTACCCCAGGCAGTGAACCGAATTGGTCCGTGTGGGGTTGGAGGGTTGGGATAGGGGGGGTTAGGGATGGGGGAGTGGTGCTGTTGCTGACGACATAATCATATTGTAACATGCTGTTATGTACTTCTTACGTAACAGTTGGAATATTATACGGTACTACACCAGGTAAATAAATGAACCGTTTCACATAAACATAAGGGAATGGGCCTAGGGGGAGAAGGGTATTTTGGGTAGCGATGTCGAAAAGGTTGGAAACAACGTTAATAAACGAAAATAAATGATACGTTGTTATCACGTTGTGTTTATAATCCTATCCATTCCATGCAGATCTGAATTTTGTTTAGTTATACATGTATAGAAATATAATTGTGTCAAATGTAAAAACAGAATCCCAGAATGGGAAGTGGGTATACGAACGAATGGACACCCTTATTGGTGTAACACCTATCAATGTAAACACGCTGCCATGAACAATCTCCTCACCCATCCTCCAGCCCACCCTGATTTTTCCTTCCCAGTTCATGCAATTCAATATGAAGTTGATTAGAAGTTTATGGTTAGGGAACCAACACCTAAAAATAGgtcaaacataaataaataaatgcaaaagCAGTAAGCTTAATATGTTCATAtcgatattaattatattaagtagGCCAGTTGTTAGGCTGGATCATGgaggccacccccccccccctcccagtcGACTAATGTGCCTCCACGTGTCCTCATCTATTTTCATATATCACGTGCCCGCCTCTATTGCCATGTATCACGTGTTCTCTGGTGTCTTACATCGCGTcgaatgaatatatattatctatacCCAGCCATATCGCGAATCGTTCATTATGCGTACCATTTCGTCATTGTAAGGTGCATAGAAATCCTGCAATAACATTTTTGTCTCCGGTAAGATTTCTCCAATCTTTCTCACTGCCTTCTTATTTGAATTCTTAGCTCTTCCTCCGCACATTGAGGATAATGTCCTCTCGTCTACGTCATCTACAAATGTGGGCAAAGAACGAGAGCGGAAGTAATTATATGCATGGATTAATTGAGACACTGTCAGAGGAAGAAATTAAAAACACGTAAATATGGCGAgagattaaatatatatagaggaGCATGTGCATTGCgaataaatgacattttttgcaaGGGACTGGATCTCAACAACTGACTGAAAAATGATATggattgacaaatttgtaatttcCCCAGTTCTTTGGTTGATATTTGCAGTGGAAGTGAAAATCAGAAATGTGAAGATTTTCCACAAAGCTGAAAGCAGGAATGTTgtaaacaaatgaaagaaacatacATTTGATCTAGTTTTGCTTACAAAGTAGGGGGACTGGATTGTTCTACGAGGGGCACATAGTGGGCTAGGGAACCAAGGTCCCTCCTAGTTAATAGATTCAGGAATTACAATGGAACAGATGCCATCCtattttgtaagaaaatgaaaaagtaccTTTTTATTATAGTATGTcactatttgaaaaaaaaagtacatcttttaCCTCATTGTTTAATACGaacatttaataataaatacacaaaaattaataaacttatatgtgtgtatataaatatatgtaagtatacatgtaaacatatacatatatgtagaaacatatattttatatattattattattatgttttctaTCCTTCTTCTATAGACTGAAAAGGAATATTAAAGACCATTATCAAGAGACGTAAAAACTCACCTAATTCTAAAAAGGTGAAGAGATTCTGCAGAACTTTCGGACAATTTTCCTGCCACTCATTTATCCTTGTAATGAAAAACTGTTCCCTTGGAAACACATCCAGCCAATGACGTAGAAATGTGGAGTATATACCTACTTTTAAGCTCtatacaaacagaaaaacagaaacattaGAGGAAAAACAATGACACAATAACAGGATTGTAGAGGGCAGAATTCTCAACTACTTCTATATAGTCTTCTCCGTTCAACATCAAATACCCTCCACTtacaggctatatatatatacaacatccAACATTAATGTATATAACCTCTGTGTACCACACTGCTGCGTATGTTGCTTAATACAAAATTTATTGGTTGAAAATAAACCTTAAAACATTCGAATCACGAAGGCGAGGTAGAGGGAGAGAGATAGGTGGAGAGAaagggagaggtgggggggggggaatggagggagagggagagggaaggTGGAGAGGGAGACTTTTGAACAGATACTCATTTGAGGAATTagtaacaaattttgaaaacttacGAAAGACCTGTCTGTGTCTGATGCTTTCCAGTACAGACACGAagttttattaaaatgtttttgacaTGATTGAAACTTCTGCATGTATTCTTCAGTTAACTGATGGAATATCTGTGGAGATTGTTTTCGGTGCTGAGCAATACCGATTGGTCGATATAAATAGTCAGAATATCCactgtaaataaatataaatatataaatattcatgtccgTTTGTGTAAGATAATTCCTAAACATGTACTTTAATCAGGGACGtatagcggggggggggggatcagtcGGGGCTATCGCTCCCCGTGGGGGTGGGAGCACCCCGAAAAATCAAAGTTAAGTAAAAGTAGGAATAATCATTAAAGCAGTTTTTTCATACCCCTAAAAGTTCGTCTTCTACGTACGgaggcttaatagggacatataGGAAGGAAAAAAAGGTGTCCTCAAATCTCAATATTGTaacttttcatctcaaaattttgCCTTTTTATAAATTAACTTTTTATCTTTTGGATCCTTTTAAGTCaaacttttgagataaaaagtcaaactaTTGAGATATATAGTCAAACTTTTGACttttaaagtaaacattttgacttttctctttttgacctttcaagtcaacatttttagatacaaagtaaaacatttggAATTTAAAAGCCACAAGTTTGACATAAAAGGtcaaatttgactttttttcactttttgacctcttaagtcaaaattttgatatAAAGTCTAATTTTTTGAGATACAATGTTAAAAGTTTGACTTAATATGTctaaattttgatataaaaagtCTAAATTTTTATATCCCCACattattttactcttttttacTGAAAACTAAATCATTTTTACTACAACCCGAATTATCAAAGTCAtacaaaatttgtttgaaacaaaataacaattaatGTGGAGTGAcatgtttatttgtgaaatgGACGAATGActaaataatattttacaaaataactCTTTGCTTGTAACCAGCATGGGTTACGCTTTAGTGTACACTTACCGTTCTACTGGTTCTCTGACAATTAGTATAAATTTAGCCTTTGGTGATATAGCGTGTATTATATCAGCGTTTGTATATGGCATACCTTGCTCCAGTAGTTCCCGATGATCACGATAAATACTATAATGGTCGTAAAAAGTCGTCGATGAACCGTCTCCTAAGAACgaagaaacaaaatatgagTATGTTACATGAAACTAAAGAAGGTCTTTAGTATAATTTTTCATcctccatattttttttaagagtaaaacatatacataaccggtgctgtggctgagtggaataaaggcggtggcatttgaagcaatgaggctatAGCAATCGGGAGTAAGGTGAGTTTTTCATCAATGATCAATGatcaatctacggttttcccatctgaaatgactttctcaaataaaaatattccaaatttgagttaaaatgttgaattggaagccactcgACGTGTATGCTGTAATCCGTAatcccttgcgggtttctcccacttttgtggtcgcttaactgatgacgatgacgatgacgatgacgatgattattattattgttattattattattattattattattattgttattgttattattattattgttattattattattattattattattattattattgttattattattattattgttattattattgttattattattattattattattattattattattattattattattattattattattattattattattattatattagtatACGTCAATGTCAAGTTTTCCCATTGAGGTCAGAAACCTCTGGAGATAGCGTTATAACTTCACAATCAAATTGCCCTTTACATAGGCTACCATTCGTATATTGCTTCCTAATGTTAAACTAAGAACGTAATGGTCCACACTGAATCGATTACTCACCATATACAGCAGTCTTATATCCGACATGCAATCTCCTAACAAGGTGTTCGCCTCGCTTAATGTAGTCGTCAAAATCTTTCGTACTTGGATGTCGATCTTCAAGAAAGTAAAAGAAAGCGCATGTCTATGTGATTAATAAGAATGATtgcaatatataaataataaacgACCAAGgcaaattaatttatatatataattgaaattgtagtgagttggaaaaacCATAACGGTGAAAAAAATTCCAGCCTATACCGTGAAATCGAACTGGATTATATACGTTATCACCCCTTGCCCTCACATCTCGTTTCCATTCCGTATATTGCCGAACGTGTCCGTTTCAGTTGATTACAAAGCTTTTCATTGGCCCATCCACCGGTGTAGGAAGATActtttgagagggggggggctgaagactgatggggtgtcccctcccctgtggagtttttttgcatttccaggtggacTCAGatgccccccagccccccggttcctacgcccttgggccCATCTCTCGTTGTCCTCGAGAAGGGGTGATCCAGAACGTGCAATTATAGTTACAATCTGGTTCCtccccccctctctcttttGTTGTGCCATCTAGATTACGTCGGTGTATTCGATATTCTAGTTACAGGAGTTTCTGTAATATTCATCTCACCTCTCCAGTAATGGGGCTCTTTAGATGATTCGGCTACTTGTGGGTGGAGGGAGATTTTCGACCACACGTCGGTTGTTCCACATTTAGATACTCCAAGCACGAAAAAGTATGGAAAACATTTTAAAGCCCCCTTGAGATCAAGCCAGCAAGGATTCTTATACTCTGGGAGAAATGTTGTAGGTACCGTGTCGAATATCTGCAAACCATGGAGAAAATGGCTGGTTATGAAACTAAGACCATGCTAAACAGTAAATATTGCATATTTGAGTATTGTCAGatagagagggagagagaggtggagactgatggggggggggggggtggcaattATAGGATTGTACATTCTGTCAAAAAAACTCAAAATGTTCACAAAGAGCTTTACGTCCTTTAAATTTCGTTACCAACATCCTAGAATAGAAAGAGGCAAGAATAGGCAAGAATAGGCGAGAATAGACGAGAAGAGCCGAGAAGAGTCGAGAAGAGTCGAGAGGAGGCGAGAGGAGGCGAGAGGAGTCGAGAGGAGGCAAGAGACGGCAAGAGGGGCAAGAGGGGCAAGAGAAGGCAAGAGGAGGCAAGAGGAGGCAAGAGGCAGGAGAAAAGAGACAAGAAAATGTTTACCTCAGGAGCTAGTTTATAAAGGTCCGTCTGTATCAAGCGTGTCATGTCTGGTCCACATCTTATCTTTGAACTTATATTCAAGTGCGTTATTGTTTCCGAAGCTTTCGCTGTCGCCCAACTTTCATTTTTACGGAGAAAGTGCTTCCTTTCCTCCATTTTCATACTTTCATTTAGTTCACCTTGCAAAGAATCTGGTGACAATTCATGTTTCGTCCTcaacaaaacattttctttttgtgataGAGGAAAGACATttcgtttggtttggttttgttgaATTTGTCGGTGTGGTATGACCACTCCGATATTCCTAGCATATTCTAGCTTTATTTGCAAAGCTTTCTTTTGTGTGGAACTCCAAAGTACTGTCATTAAACAAATGGCGAAGAGAACGTTCATAACTGTAAGCACGGTGATAAGGCGTTTCTTCTGTAGACAAAAAGACAATGAACAGTTCAAGAAaagatatacatacatatatatatatatatatatatatatatatatatatatatatatatatatatatatatatatatataattttggtTTAGCAATCTCAAAATATACTTACCCAAATTGGTTACGAAATTATTGTGTTACTAATGATGGAAAATGAATTACTGCAGCATCTGTAACGTATGTGGAATAAACTTAAAGGGTCGGTGTGTTTCGATCAGTCTCCCTTAAACACTGAGTTAATTCTCCTCATTCTTCCTCTTACGTGCATGTCGTCAGTTATCATCAGCATATTTTGACAGAGTTGTCACCAAGTCATTTTACGTCAGGTCAAGTCAAATCAAGTCAAATCAAGTCGTCACAAATCATTTGATATTACTacaagtcaagtcacaagtcattTCATATTACTGCATGTCAAGTCACAAGTCAAATATCACATAAACTTCAAACTATATATGTGTAGGCCTAACATTAACCAACAGCTAGGGTTCGACAAGGCAACTTTGTTACGTGATAGCGGTCTGTTGGATGACGTGTATATTAGTGAACTCCAGCTGCATTCAGTGTATATTATGAAAGGCGATAAATTCTACAGCTGCAGTTCTCTTCTATATAGCTTTCAACAACATATACACGTAAATGCCAAACAGGTACTTCTCCGGGCTCCCTCTCTCAATATACAGAATATCATATTGTTAATTACATGTGTAACATCATGAGATACggccaggggcgtagcgaaggggtttttgttgggggtgtgtggagaatttgatttgccgacggatctggaagtggtgactgaaatgggggaggggtctaaggggagggggtctacccgtcccctttggaaaatttttagttttgaaacgtccttagatgcaatctggtgtatattttaagtcaaatttgatttgccgacggatctg
This window contains:
- the LOC139970670 gene encoding carbohydrate sulfotransferase 15-like isoform X2 encodes the protein MKVTKKRLITVLTVMNVLFAICLMTVLWSSTQKKALQIKLEYARNIGVVIPHRQIQQNQTKRNVFPLSQKENVLLRTKHELSPDSLQGELNESMKMEERKHFLRKNESWATAKASETITHLNISSKIRCGPDMTRLIQTDLYKLAPEIFDTVPTTFLPEYKNPCWLDLKGALKCFPYFFVLGVSKCGTTDVWSKISLHPQVAESSKEPHYWRDRHPSTKDFDDYIKRGEHLVRRLHVGYKTAVYGDGSSTTFYDHYSIYRDHRELLEQGMPYTNADIIHAISPKAKFILIVREPVERGYSDYLYRPIGIAQHRKQSPQIFHQLTEEYMQKFQSCQKHFNKTSCLYWKASDTDRSFSLKVGIYSTFLRHWLDVFPREQFFITRINEWQENCPKVLQNLFTFLELDDVDERTLSSMCGGRAKNSNKKAVRKIGEILPETKMLLQDFYAPYNDEMVRIMNDSRYGWV
- the LOC139970670 gene encoding carbohydrate sulfotransferase 15-like isoform X1, translated to MVLYEEWLQDKIGRICIYTMKVTKKRLITVLTVMNVLFAICLMTVLWSSTQKKALQIKLEYARNIGVVIPHRQIQQNQTKRNVFPLSQKENVLLRTKHELSPDSLQGELNESMKMEERKHFLRKNESWATAKASETITHLNISSKIRCGPDMTRLIQTDLYKLAPEIFDTVPTTFLPEYKNPCWLDLKGALKCFPYFFVLGVSKCGTTDVWSKISLHPQVAESSKEPHYWRDRHPSTKDFDDYIKRGEHLVRRLHVGYKTAVYGDGSSTTFYDHYSIYRDHRELLEQGMPYTNADIIHAISPKAKFILIVREPVERGYSDYLYRPIGIAQHRKQSPQIFHQLTEEYMQKFQSCQKHFNKTSCLYWKASDTDRSFSLKVGIYSTFLRHWLDVFPREQFFITRINEWQENCPKVLQNLFTFLELDDVDERTLSSMCGGRAKNSNKKAVRKIGEILPETKMLLQDFYAPYNDEMVRIMNDSRYGWV
- the LOC139970670 gene encoding carbohydrate sulfotransferase 15-like isoform X3 gives rise to the protein MVLYEEWLQDKIGRICIYTMKVTIFDTVPTTFLPEYKNPCWLDLKGALKCFPYFFVLGVSKCGTTDVWSKISLHPQVAESSKEPHYWRDRHPSTKDFDDYIKRGEHLVRRLHVGYKTAVYGDGSSTTFYDHYSIYRDHRELLEQGMPYTNADIIHAISPKAKFILIVREPVERGYSDYLYRPIGIAQHRKQSPQIFHQLTEEYMQKFQSCQKHFNKTSCLYWKASDTDRSFSLKVGIYSTFLRHWLDVFPREQFFITRINEWQENCPKVLQNLFTFLELDDVDERTLSSMCGGRAKNSNKKAVRKIGEILPETKMLLQDFYAPYNDEMVRIMNDSRYGWV